One genomic window of Leptospira paudalimensis includes the following:
- the typA gene encoding translational GTPase TypA, producing the protein MEIRNIAIIAHVDHGKTTLTDCILRHTGAVTAKEDRERIMDSNTLEQEKGITILAKNTSVKYKGTRINIVDTPGHADFGGEVERVLSMTDCTLLLVDAFDGPMPQTRFVLGKSLQLGHKPIVVVNKVDREGARPGFSVDKVFDLFSDLGATEEQLDFPIIYASAKQGWAVNQLSEVPGSNIEPLLDKVLAHVPAVKNESDKPLQFQVTALDYNEYVGRIAIGKIYQGTMKKGADVTLAKTNGTTANYKITKLYGYEGLTRYEIDEAGSGDIVAMAGIPDVFIGDTVCDLGNPLPLPAIQVEEPTVSMFFMVNNSPFAGKEGKFVTTRNLRERLDRELETNVALRLEETEDKDRFKILGRGELHLSILIENMRREGYELQVSRPEVIIKHNEAGEKIEPYETLVMDLPDQYTGAVIQELNRRKGELTGMDAHTSGITRVEYTIPTRGLIGFRGHFISETRGEGVMSSRFLRFDKYKGEIPGRKNGALISMDSGESTAYALWKVQERGDLFIEPQVAVYPGMILGMNSRDTDLEVNPVREKKLTNVRASGSDEAIRLVPPKKLTLEQSIEFLDDDELLEVTPASLRLRKKVLDASMRKRSSGGR; encoded by the coding sequence ATGGAAATTCGCAACATCGCCATCATCGCACACGTCGACCACGGTAAGACGACACTAACAGATTGTATCCTTCGCCATACGGGCGCCGTAACCGCAAAAGAAGACCGAGAAAGAATCATGGATTCCAACACTTTGGAACAGGAAAAAGGGATTACGATCCTTGCCAAGAACACTTCGGTAAAGTACAAAGGAACTCGCATTAATATCGTAGATACTCCAGGTCACGCTGACTTCGGAGGAGAAGTGGAACGAGTTCTGTCCATGACAGACTGTACACTATTACTCGTGGATGCATTCGACGGACCAATGCCACAAACTCGGTTTGTGCTTGGAAAATCACTCCAACTCGGACACAAACCCATCGTGGTTGTGAACAAAGTAGACCGTGAAGGGGCAAGACCAGGTTTTTCCGTAGACAAAGTATTTGATTTGTTTAGTGACCTAGGTGCCACCGAAGAACAGTTAGACTTTCCTATCATCTATGCTTCTGCCAAACAAGGTTGGGCAGTAAACCAACTTTCAGAAGTTCCAGGATCCAATATTGAACCACTTCTAGATAAGGTTTTGGCACATGTGCCTGCAGTGAAGAACGAAAGTGACAAACCACTCCAATTCCAAGTCACAGCACTGGATTATAATGAGTATGTGGGTCGTATTGCCATTGGTAAAATTTACCAAGGAACGATGAAAAAGGGTGCTGATGTCACTCTTGCCAAAACAAACGGAACTACAGCTAATTATAAAATCACAAAACTGTATGGTTACGAAGGACTCACTCGTTACGAAATCGACGAAGCTGGATCTGGAGACATCGTTGCCATGGCAGGGATTCCGGATGTGTTCATTGGAGATACAGTTTGTGATTTAGGAAATCCACTCCCTCTTCCTGCGATACAAGTAGAGGAACCAACTGTATCGATGTTCTTTATGGTAAACAATTCACCGTTTGCTGGGAAAGAAGGTAAGTTTGTCACTACAAGAAACCTTCGTGAACGCCTAGACCGCGAACTCGAAACCAACGTAGCTCTTCGTTTGGAAGAAACTGAAGACAAAGATCGTTTCAAAATTTTAGGACGTGGGGAACTCCACTTATCCATCCTCATTGAAAACATGAGAAGAGAAGGATACGAACTCCAAGTATCTCGTCCCGAAGTAATCATCAAACACAATGAAGCTGGTGAAAAGATTGAACCTTACGAAACACTCGTAATGGACCTTCCAGACCAATACACAGGAGCTGTGATCCAAGAACTAAACCGCCGTAAGGGTGAGTTAACAGGAATGGATGCTCATACTTCTGGTATCACTCGCGTGGAATACACAATTCCAACAAGAGGTCTCATTGGATTTAGAGGGCATTTTATTTCGGAAACACGTGGAGAAGGAGTGATGTCTAGCCGCTTCTTACGTTTTGACAAATACAAGGGTGAAATCCCTGGCCGTAAAAACGGAGCCCTCATTTCTATGGACTCAGGGGAATCTACTGCGTATGCTTTATGGAAAGTGCAAGAACGTGGGGACCTTTTCATTGAACCACAAGTAGCTGTCTATCCTGGTATGATCCTTGGGATGAATAGTAGGGATACAGATTTAGAAGTGAACCCAGTGCGTGAGAAAAAACTCACTAACGTTCGTGCTTCGGGATCGGATGAAGCCATCCGCCTTGTTCCACCTAAGAAACTCACTTTGGAACAATCCATTGAATTTTTAGATGATGATGAACTTTTGGAAGTAACACCTGCAAGTTTGCGTCTTCGCAAAAAAGTTTTGGATGCTAGTATGAGAAAAAGATCCAGTGGTGGAAGATAA
- a CDS encoding AsmA family protein, translated as MKKIGYGIVGFIASILLIIIIAFVFAGSIITPSFLVKQIESSLNVRAHVETVNINLFNVLSGIEIEGIILAPRDEIANKGIPLEERKSKPKGTIQLGKVDVKISFLALLTKTVKVNKLVLKQPNIALTMYEDGGNNLTSLFKTPKIVNGEKNPALSPEALAEKKAEAEKEAKEKASEPPSGPFSIKDIPIAIQMSLVGIQEGNIQVNMRKTGQQILVQKLDLELKDIDIDGSNLASHNSLKVNFDTDVTIIGKNKKEAAKFLLETGGKVTPFVEKTGLVNPKVIYEVTMKEDSFLSGFAAFDAIAGELPALNQAGLKLDKLKEKAELKKDVSFQVEYSNGKVTFLDEPTFPTKNYDLQITKGSYIVTTTNYHEMRMGMLYDEAESKKSLASVDEKIKQATKGQGDPKELRNKIVGNLVKDERLFIPFRTYGDIRNPNVELGVGIGTLTDLIGGAVKEVIKGKAGDALKKIPGAGNALKGLGF; from the coding sequence ATGAAAAAAATAGGTTATGGAATTGTTGGGTTTATTGCCTCAATTCTTTTAATCATTATCATCGCATTTGTCTTTGCAGGAAGTATCATCACTCCGAGCTTTCTAGTCAAACAAATTGAATCTTCCTTAAATGTCAGAGCACATGTTGAAACAGTAAATATCAATCTCTTCAATGTTCTTTCAGGCATTGAAATTGAAGGGATCATCCTTGCACCAAGAGATGAGATTGCGAATAAAGGAATCCCTCTCGAAGAAAGGAAGTCCAAACCAAAAGGTACGATCCAACTTGGTAAAGTCGATGTCAAAATTTCTTTCTTAGCTCTCTTAACAAAAACCGTTAAGGTCAACAAACTCGTCTTAAAACAACCTAATATCGCGCTTACTATGTATGAAGATGGTGGTAATAATTTAACTTCACTATTCAAAACTCCCAAAATTGTGAATGGTGAAAAAAACCCTGCACTTTCTCCTGAGGCATTAGCTGAGAAAAAAGCAGAAGCAGAAAAGGAGGCTAAAGAAAAAGCAAGTGAACCACCTTCTGGTCCATTTTCGATCAAGGACATTCCGATTGCGATTCAAATGAGTCTTGTTGGAATCCAAGAAGGAAATATCCAAGTGAATATGCGAAAAACTGGCCAACAAATCCTCGTCCAAAAATTGGATTTGGAATTAAAGGACATTGATATTGATGGAAGTAATTTAGCTTCGCATAACAGCCTAAAGGTAAATTTTGATACTGATGTAACGATCATCGGGAAAAACAAAAAAGAGGCTGCAAAGTTTTTACTGGAAACCGGTGGAAAGGTAACTCCGTTTGTGGAAAAAACAGGTTTAGTGAATCCGAAGGTAATTTACGAAGTCACCATGAAAGAAGATTCGTTCCTTTCTGGTTTTGCGGCCTTTGATGCCATTGCAGGTGAACTTCCGGCTCTCAACCAAGCTGGACTCAAACTAGACAAATTAAAGGAAAAAGCGGAACTTAAAAAAGATGTAAGTTTCCAAGTTGAGTATAGCAACGGAAAGGTAACTTTCCTTGACGAACCTACTTTCCCTACTAAAAATTATGACCTACAAATCACAAAAGGATCCTACATCGTAACCACTACCAACTACCATGAAATGAGAATGGGAATGTTATACGATGAAGCGGAATCTAAAAAATCACTGGCTTCGGTAGATGAAAAAATCAAACAAGCCACCAAAGGCCAAGGGGATCCAAAAGAACTTCGGAATAAAATCGTAGGGAATTTGGTAAAGGATGAACGTTTGTTTATTCCTTTTAGAACCTATGGTGATATTCGAAATCCAAATGTAGAACTTGGTGTTGGAATAGGAACGTTAACAGACCTCATAGGTGGGGCTGTCAAAGAAGTGATCAAAGGAAAAGCAGGAGACGCCTTAAAAAAGATTCCTGGTGCAGGGAATGCGTTAAAAGGATTGGGATTTTAG
- a CDS encoding SpoIIE family protein phosphatase gives MVDFKVSKRMLVNFRGQNKVVGGLTDKDKIAILLYISKEFANLDREDQLFSKVILICQEIFESDNTTLRLWDGEFLVPVKFVKETEPPRRNLKMGEGYSGTVFETKEPILVNDLSRSAHYFDEGEKTKSVMCVPIMQKEEILGTLAVESERENFYIIDDLEILEALTSQLALALYGVRLIEGLVTARAREAAILNQLEWDLKMGRNVQSQILPQDLSAWNGIYFASHYEPMAEVSGDLVDIVRQGHSLTAINIDVSGHGIPAALVTMAIHHQFRRSVMAGLGLTEIMEELGEKLREQLPESTYFTAFMVRIFSDYTFGYVNAGHQRMLHYKASDDTFIQYDTKGVPLGILPVRKIDYEEKQGKLEPGDFLLLISDGFSEQRNHLKDEVGVERIQTWLHDEREKLVIEGRGKVDLKKLASSFIKRFRTYQGEVPNGDDLSFLFLYCGDSIPEASHYIQLAKQSNSKMKMEEAYAQALKAFSIDSSLKEILVFLGKMYYRDGKYTEAIRYLEEYIRTSGDNTAASHFMMGRAYYKAGMISEAKRALKMALSSDHSFAKASILLAQCYLKENAKPKAIKVLQQGVKNTPQNLELKTSLLRLESHTQKVS, from the coding sequence ATGGTTGATTTCAAAGTTTCCAAACGAATGCTCGTCAACTTCCGCGGACAGAACAAAGTTGTGGGAGGATTAACAGATAAAGATAAAATTGCAATCCTCCTTTATATCTCCAAAGAATTTGCCAATTTAGATAGAGAAGACCAACTCTTTTCAAAAGTCATCCTGATATGCCAGGAAATATTTGAGTCGGACAACACGACACTTAGGTTATGGGATGGAGAGTTCTTAGTCCCAGTCAAATTTGTCAAAGAAACAGAACCACCTCGCAGGAATTTAAAAATGGGTGAGGGTTACTCTGGGACAGTATTTGAAACCAAAGAACCAATCCTTGTAAACGATTTGTCCCGTTCTGCTCATTACTTTGATGAAGGGGAAAAAACAAAATCGGTGATGTGTGTCCCTATCATGCAAAAGGAAGAAATCCTTGGAACTCTCGCTGTTGAAAGTGAAAGGGAAAATTTTTATATCATCGATGACTTGGAAATTCTAGAAGCTTTAACTTCCCAACTGGCACTTGCCTTGTATGGAGTGCGCTTGATTGAAGGACTTGTCACTGCAAGGGCAAGAGAAGCTGCCATCCTAAACCAATTAGAGTGGGATTTGAAAATGGGTCGAAATGTCCAAAGCCAAATCCTACCCCAAGACTTAAGTGCTTGGAATGGAATCTATTTTGCAAGCCATTACGAACCTATGGCAGAAGTCAGTGGAGATTTAGTCGACATCGTAAGGCAAGGACATTCGTTAACTGCCATTAACATTGATGTATCGGGTCATGGAATTCCAGCAGCTCTAGTGACAATGGCAATCCACCATCAGTTCCGTCGTTCTGTCATGGCAGGACTTGGTCTCACAGAAATCATGGAAGAGTTAGGCGAAAAATTACGGGAACAACTCCCGGAATCTACCTACTTCACTGCCTTTATGGTACGAATTTTTAGCGATTATACTTTTGGTTATGTGAATGCAGGCCACCAACGGATGTTACATTACAAAGCTTCCGATGATACCTTCATCCAATATGACACCAAAGGAGTTCCTCTTGGAATTTTGCCAGTTCGCAAAATCGATTATGAGGAAAAACAAGGGAAACTCGAGCCTGGTGACTTTTTACTTTTGATTTCAGATGGATTCAGTGAACAAAGAAACCATTTAAAAGATGAGGTAGGAGTTGAGAGAATCCAAACTTGGTTACATGATGAGAGAGAAAAACTAGTCATTGAAGGAAGAGGAAAAGTGGATTTAAAAAAATTAGCATCCTCTTTTATCAAACGTTTCCGTACTTACCAAGGAGAAGTTCCGAATGGAGACGACTTAAGTTTTCTCTTTCTATATTGTGGTGATTCCATTCCTGAAGCATCTCATTACATCCAATTGGCAAAACAATCCAATTCCAAGATGAAAATGGAGGAAGCCTACGCCCAAGCTCTCAAAGCATTTAGTATCGATTCTTCCTTAAAAGAGATCTTGGTATTTCTTGGAAAAATGTATTACCGAGATGGAAAGTATACTGAGGCAATTCGTTATTTAGAAGAGTATATAAGAACTTCCGGTGATAATACAGCTGCTTCTCATTTTATGATGGGCAGAGCTTATTACAAAGCTGGGATGATTTCAGAAGCAAAACGGGCGTTAAAGATGGCACTCTCCAGTGACCATAGTTTTGCCAAAGCGAGTATTTTACTTGCGCAGTGTTATTTAAAAGAAAATGCGAAACCAAAAGCGATTAAGGTATTACAACAAGGCGTAAAAAACACACCTCAAAATCTGGAATTAAAAACTTCGCTTTTGAGATTAGAATCACATACCCAAAAGGTCAGTTAA